A window of the Bos indicus x Bos taurus breed Angus x Brahman F1 hybrid chromosome X, Bos_hybrid_MaternalHap_v2.0, whole genome shotgun sequence genome harbors these coding sequences:
- the CT55 gene encoding cancer/testis antigen 55, which produces MNSLMEGVEFIHHTAYFSLDVVCKDFEPYQGDRVEVVFSIQPDTQSRKALSVKPLRHKHVHKVCITSLQGRNGVLDDTIFFTLESLKVPDGYEPQVSDMVDAVVVESVQSCYVWRAISMTLVKKG; this is translated from the exons ATGAACTCTCTGATGGAAGGTGTTGAGTTCATTCATCACACAGCTTACTTCTCTCTAGATGTTGTTTGTAAAg ATTTTGAGCCTTACCAGGGTGACCGAGTAGAAGTTGTATTTTCCATCCAGCCAGACACACAAAGCAGAAAGGCCCTCTCAGTGAAGCCTCTGAGACACAAGCACGTGCACAAG GTCTGCATTACTAGCCTGCAGGGAAGAAATGGGGTGCTAGATGATACTATCTTTTTCACCCTGGAATCTCTGAAAGTTCCTGATGGCTACGAACCTCAAGTATCTGACATGGTCGATGCAGTTGTGGTGGAGAGTGTTCAGTCCTGCTATGTTTGGAGAGCAATTTCTATGACTCTAGTGAAAAAGGGGTAA